Proteins co-encoded in one Hyla sarda isolate aHylSar1 chromosome 4, aHylSar1.hap1, whole genome shotgun sequence genomic window:
- the NUP50 gene encoding nuclear pore complex protein Nup50 isoform X1 — MARRIPARAGKMAKRIADKELTDRNWDQEEESEDAGTFSVASQDVLKCREIKKAKRRNPGSETEGSGAFKGFKGLFSASGASFGGFGSDSAAKPFPSLTNGSRTTSLFTSKPAGENKQSFGSLFTNGPTSTATDGTSSTAKTNGEKPSPTSSSGPNKSVGSTEYNKQLTSLNCSVRDWIVKHVNANPLCDLTPIFKDYEKYLATIEQKYGVNTDSGSESDSSKGTPTIPSFLSAKVETKPTFSFTCKESKSEPPAQSSPEKKSSQPASLFSFGQKTDTSSFGSFGSGTAAGFSFSAGTAGLFGKDTSKSNIGTTSFSVQSVPTKQSEDSGGGAADEEAEEPPKVVVQEIKEDDAFYSKKCKLFYKKDNEFKEKGVGTLHLKTLGDQKTQLLVRADTNLGNILLNILVQPSMPCSRTGKNNVMIVCVPNPPVDEKNPTVPATMLVRVKTTEDADELHKLLLEKKGA, encoded by the exons ATGGCGCGGCGGATTCCGGCACG TGCTGGCAAAATGGCAAAGAGAATCGCAGACAAGGAGCTGACAGATCGCAACTGGGATCAAGAGGAAGAGTCTGAGGAT GCTGGGACGTTCTCTGTTGCCAGTCAAGATGTTTTGAAGTGCAGAGAAATTAAGAAGGCAAAAAGGAGAAATCCAGGAAGTGAA aCTGAGGGCAGTGGCGCTTTTAAAGGATTTAAAGGTTTATTCTCAGCATCTGGAGCAAGTTTTGGTGGATTTGGAAGCGACTCTGCTGCAAAACCTTTTCCAAGTCTGACCAACGGAAGCCGCACAACATCATTGTTCACCTCCAAGCCTGCGGGGGAAAACAAACAGTCTTTTG GATCTCTCTTTACAAACGGTCCTACGTCTACAGCCACTGATGGAACTTCTAGCACTGCAAAAACCAACGGAGAGAAGCCTTCACCTACCTCTAGTTCTGGTCCAAATAAGTCTGTTGGCTCCACCGAATACAACAAACAGTTAACGTCCCTAAACTGTTCCGTTCGTGACTGGATTGTGAAACACGTGAACGCCAATCCACTGTGTGATCTAACGCCTATCTTTAAAGACTATGAAAAATATTTAGCCACCATAGAGCAGAAATATGGAGTGAATACAGACAGCGGATCTGAGAGTGACAGCTCCAAGGGCACTCCAACCATTCCATCGTTTCTCTCTGCAAAAGTGGAGACCAAACCAACTTTTTCTTTTACTTGCAAAGAGAGTAAATCTGAACCTCCAGCTCAGTCCTCTCCAGAAAAAAAGTCTTCTCAGCCGGCTTCCCTGTTCTCATTCGGTCAAAAGACAGATACTAGTAGTTTTGGTTCATTCGGCTCAGGGACAGCAGCGGGGTTCTCTTTCTCAGCAGGAACtgccggtctgtttggtaaagatACAAGTAAGAGCAATATCGGAACAACTTCATTTTCTGTTCAGTCGGTGCCAACTAAACAGAGTGAAGATTCAG GTGGAGGTGCTGCTGATGAGGAAGCAGAAGAGCCACCAAAAGTAGTTGTTCAAGAAATAAAAGAAGATGATGCCTTCTATTCCAAAAA GTGTAAACTGTTCTACAAAAAAGATAATGAATTTAAGGAGAAAGGTGTCGGCACCCTTCATTTGAAGACTTTAGGCGATCAAAAGACTCAGCTGCTGGTCCGTGCTGATACCAACCTTG GCAACATCTTGTTGAACATTTTGGTTCAGCCCTCTATGCCATGTTCACGGACAGGGAAGAACAATGTCATGATTGTGTGCGTCCCTAACCCTCCTGTCGACGAGAAGAACCCGACTGTTCCCGCCACCATGCTCGTCCGGGTGAAAACCACAGAGGACGCCGACGAGCTGCACAAACTTCTTTTGGAGAAAAAGGGGGCCTAA
- the NUP50 gene encoding nuclear pore complex protein Nup50 isoform X2: MAKRIADKELTDRNWDQEEESEDAGTFSVASQDVLKCREIKKAKRRNPGSETEGSGAFKGFKGLFSASGASFGGFGSDSAAKPFPSLTNGSRTTSLFTSKPAGENKQSFGSLFTNGPTSTATDGTSSTAKTNGEKPSPTSSSGPNKSVGSTEYNKQLTSLNCSVRDWIVKHVNANPLCDLTPIFKDYEKYLATIEQKYGVNTDSGSESDSSKGTPTIPSFLSAKVETKPTFSFTCKESKSEPPAQSSPEKKSSQPASLFSFGQKTDTSSFGSFGSGTAAGFSFSAGTAGLFGKDTSKSNIGTTSFSVQSVPTKQSEDSGGGAADEEAEEPPKVVVQEIKEDDAFYSKKCKLFYKKDNEFKEKGVGTLHLKTLGDQKTQLLVRADTNLGNILLNILVQPSMPCSRTGKNNVMIVCVPNPPVDEKNPTVPATMLVRVKTTEDADELHKLLLEKKGA, encoded by the exons ATGGCAAAGAGAATCGCAGACAAGGAGCTGACAGATCGCAACTGGGATCAAGAGGAAGAGTCTGAGGAT GCTGGGACGTTCTCTGTTGCCAGTCAAGATGTTTTGAAGTGCAGAGAAATTAAGAAGGCAAAAAGGAGAAATCCAGGAAGTGAA aCTGAGGGCAGTGGCGCTTTTAAAGGATTTAAAGGTTTATTCTCAGCATCTGGAGCAAGTTTTGGTGGATTTGGAAGCGACTCTGCTGCAAAACCTTTTCCAAGTCTGACCAACGGAAGCCGCACAACATCATTGTTCACCTCCAAGCCTGCGGGGGAAAACAAACAGTCTTTTG GATCTCTCTTTACAAACGGTCCTACGTCTACAGCCACTGATGGAACTTCTAGCACTGCAAAAACCAACGGAGAGAAGCCTTCACCTACCTCTAGTTCTGGTCCAAATAAGTCTGTTGGCTCCACCGAATACAACAAACAGTTAACGTCCCTAAACTGTTCCGTTCGTGACTGGATTGTGAAACACGTGAACGCCAATCCACTGTGTGATCTAACGCCTATCTTTAAAGACTATGAAAAATATTTAGCCACCATAGAGCAGAAATATGGAGTGAATACAGACAGCGGATCTGAGAGTGACAGCTCCAAGGGCACTCCAACCATTCCATCGTTTCTCTCTGCAAAAGTGGAGACCAAACCAACTTTTTCTTTTACTTGCAAAGAGAGTAAATCTGAACCTCCAGCTCAGTCCTCTCCAGAAAAAAAGTCTTCTCAGCCGGCTTCCCTGTTCTCATTCGGTCAAAAGACAGATACTAGTAGTTTTGGTTCATTCGGCTCAGGGACAGCAGCGGGGTTCTCTTTCTCAGCAGGAACtgccggtctgtttggtaaagatACAAGTAAGAGCAATATCGGAACAACTTCATTTTCTGTTCAGTCGGTGCCAACTAAACAGAGTGAAGATTCAG GTGGAGGTGCTGCTGATGAGGAAGCAGAAGAGCCACCAAAAGTAGTTGTTCAAGAAATAAAAGAAGATGATGCCTTCTATTCCAAAAA GTGTAAACTGTTCTACAAAAAAGATAATGAATTTAAGGAGAAAGGTGTCGGCACCCTTCATTTGAAGACTTTAGGCGATCAAAAGACTCAGCTGCTGGTCCGTGCTGATACCAACCTTG GCAACATCTTGTTGAACATTTTGGTTCAGCCCTCTATGCCATGTTCACGGACAGGGAAGAACAATGTCATGATTGTGTGCGTCCCTAACCCTCCTGTCGACGAGAAGAACCCGACTGTTCCCGCCACCATGCTCGTCCGGGTGAAAACCACAGAGGACGCCGACGAGCTGCACAAACTTCTTTTGGAGAAAAAGGGGGCCTAA